In Pseudomonas rhizosphaerae, one DNA window encodes the following:
- a CDS encoding FadR/GntR family transcriptional regulator: MDTQSAAPRARRKPRSLAQELVAVLTQRILDGQLKRGDKLPTESAIMEEQGVSRTVVREAISRLQAAGQVETRHGIGTFVLDTPSPSGFRIDPATIVTLRDVLAVLELRISLEVESAGLAANRRSPEQLAAMRAALDALNESAAHASDAVASDFQFHLQIALSTGNRYFTDIMTHLGTSIIPRTRLNSARLAHDDQQHYMTRLSREHEEIYDAIARQDADAARAAMRLHLTNSRERLRQAHQEAEASGV; encoded by the coding sequence ATGGATACTCAGAGCGCCGCCCCTCGCGCCCGCCGCAAACCGCGCAGCCTGGCCCAGGAACTGGTCGCCGTGTTGACCCAGCGCATCCTCGATGGCCAACTCAAGCGTGGCGACAAGCTGCCAACCGAGTCGGCCATCATGGAGGAACAAGGCGTCAGCCGGACCGTGGTGCGTGAAGCCATTTCCCGGCTGCAGGCGGCGGGGCAGGTGGAAACCCGCCATGGCATCGGCACATTCGTGCTCGATACGCCCAGCCCCAGTGGCTTTCGCATCGATCCGGCGACCATCGTCACCTTGCGCGACGTACTGGCAGTGCTCGAGTTGCGCATCAGCCTGGAAGTCGAGTCCGCTGGCCTGGCCGCCAATCGGCGCTCGCCCGAACAACTCGCCGCCATGCGCGCAGCCCTCGATGCACTGAACGAAAGCGCGGCCCATGCCAGTGATGCCGTGGCGTCCGATTTCCAGTTTCATCTGCAGATTGCCTTGTCCACCGGCAACCGCTACTTCACCGACATCATGACGCACCTGGGCACCAGCATCATTCCCCGCACCCGGCTCAATTCCGCACGCCTGGCACACGATGACCAACAGCACTACATGACCCGGCTCAGCCGCGAGCACGAGGAAATCTACGACGCCATCGCCCGCCAGGACGCCGATGCCGCACGGGCTGCCATGCGCCTGCACCTGACCAACAGCCGCGAACGCCTGCGCCAGGCCCACCAGGAAGCCGAAGCAAGCGGGGTTTGA
- the kdgD gene encoding 5-dehydro-4-deoxyglucarate dehydratase, with the protein MNPQELKSILNHGLLSFPVTDFTAQGDFHREGYIKRLEWLAPYGASALFAAGGTGEFFSLAASEYSQVIKTAVDTCATSVPILAGVGGSTRQAIEYAQEAERLGAKGLLLLPHYLTEASQDGVAAHVEAVCKSVNIGVIVYNRNVCRLNAPLLERLAETCPNLIGYKDGLGDIELMVSIRRRLGDRFSYLGGLPTAEVYAAAYKALGVPVYSSAVFNFIPKTAMDFYHAIAAEDHVTVGKLIDDFFLPYLDIRNRKSGYAVSIVKAGAKIAGYDAGPVRTPLTDLTGEEYEMLAALMDKMGPQ; encoded by the coding sequence ATGAATCCACAAGAACTAAAGTCCATCCTCAATCACGGTTTGCTGTCTTTCCCGGTAACCGACTTCACTGCCCAGGGCGACTTCCACCGCGAAGGCTACATCAAGCGCCTCGAATGGCTTGCCCCTTACGGTGCCAGCGCCCTGTTCGCTGCCGGCGGCACCGGTGAGTTCTTCTCCCTGGCCGCCAGCGAGTACTCGCAGGTGATCAAGACCGCGGTCGACACCTGCGCCACCAGCGTGCCTATTCTTGCAGGCGTTGGCGGTTCCACTCGCCAGGCCATCGAATACGCACAGGAAGCCGAGCGCCTGGGCGCCAAAGGCCTGTTGCTGCTGCCGCACTACCTGACCGAAGCCAGCCAGGATGGCGTGGCCGCCCATGTCGAGGCCGTGTGCAAATCGGTCAACATCGGCGTCATCGTCTACAACCGCAACGTTTGCCGCCTGAACGCACCGTTGCTCGAGCGTCTGGCCGAAACCTGCCCGAACCTGATCGGCTACAAGGACGGCCTGGGCGACATCGAACTGATGGTCTCGATCCGTCGCCGTCTGGGCGACCGCTTCAGCTACCTGGGTGGCCTGCCGACCGCCGAAGTCTACGCAGCGGCCTACAAGGCGCTGGGCGTGCCGGTGTATTCGTCTGCCGTGTTCAACTTCATCCCCAAGACCGCGATGGACTTCTACCACGCGATCGCCGCAGAAGATCACGTCACCGTAGGCAAGCTGATCGACGATTTCTTCCTGCCTTACCTGGACATCCGCAATCGTAAATCCGGCTATGCCGTCAGCATCGTCAAGGCTGGCGCCAAGATCGCTGGCTACGACGCAGGTCCGGTGCGCACCCCGCTGACTGACCTGACCGGCGAAGAGTACGAAATGCTCGCCGCCCTGATGGACAAGATGGGTCCGCAGTAA
- a CDS encoding calcium/sodium antiporter, translating to MLAGLVLLIAGAEWLVRGAVRLAAALKVRPLVVGLGVVALGSSAPQLAVSLQATYVGTPDIAVGSLVGSNIFSLLVTLGLSALIIPLRVSRQLLRLDIPLLIAASALVFGLALNEQLGRLEGSILLLALVGYLGVLWRQSRHPGRVASTQGTAPWLKCLGMMLGGLLLLVAGSHWLLEAALELATDFGLSDRVIGLTIVAVGTSLPELATSLVAAMRGHREIAVGNVIGSNLFNLLGVLGLTALLAPAPLSVSPNALDFDLPVMLGVTLLCLPLFYSGYRVTRIEGLVLLGLYVAYGLHVVAFTTGMPLAARLEELMLFYVLPVLAAVVLWGTVRAWRRQH from the coding sequence TTGCTGGCTGGGCTGGTTTTGCTGATTGCCGGCGCCGAATGGCTGGTGCGCGGCGCCGTGCGTCTGGCGGCCGCCCTCAAGGTACGGCCCCTGGTGGTGGGTTTGGGCGTGGTGGCGCTGGGCAGTAGCGCGCCGCAGTTGGCCGTCAGCCTGCAGGCCACGTATGTTGGCACGCCCGATATCGCCGTCGGCAGCCTGGTGGGCAGCAACATCTTCAGTTTGCTGGTAACCCTGGGGCTCTCTGCGCTGATCATCCCGCTACGGGTGTCCCGGCAACTGCTCAGGCTCGATATTCCCTTGCTGATCGCAGCCAGCGCGCTGGTGTTTGGATTGGCCCTGAACGAGCAGCTCGGACGCCTGGAAGGCAGCATCCTGCTTTTGGCCCTGGTGGGCTACCTGGGCGTATTGTGGCGTCAGTCGCGGCATCCGGGCCGAGTGGCGTCGACCCAGGGCACAGCGCCTTGGCTCAAGTGCCTGGGCATGATGCTGGGCGGGCTGCTGCTACTGGTTGCCGGAAGCCACTGGTTGCTGGAAGCGGCGCTGGAACTGGCCACCGATTTCGGCCTGTCGGATCGGGTGATCGGATTGACCATCGTCGCGGTCGGTACTTCGCTGCCGGAACTCGCCACCTCGCTGGTGGCCGCAATGCGCGGTCACCGCGAGATTGCAGTGGGCAACGTCATTGGCAGCAACCTGTTCAACCTGCTCGGCGTGCTCGGCCTGACCGCCCTGCTGGCGCCAGCGCCCTTGAGCGTTTCGCCCAACGCGCTGGATTTCGACCTGCCGGTGATGCTCGGCGTCACCTTGCTGTGCCTGCCGCTGTTCTATTCAGGGTACCGCGTGACACGGATCGAAGGACTGGTACTGCTCGGCCTGTACGTCGCTTACGGCCTGCATGTGGTGGCGTTCACCACCGGCATGCCACTGGCTGCAAGGCTGGAAGAGCTGATGCTGTTCTACGTGCTGCCGGTGCTCGCCGCGGTGGTGCTGTGGGGCACCGTTCGAGCCTGGCGTCGGCAGCACTGA
- a CDS encoding AEC family transporter: protein MLALFLQTLNVTAPVFAMLFLGYGLKRIEWINDNFIKTASALVFNVCMPSLLFLGIYHADLRSALKPGLLVYFVVATVGSFAIAWWIATKRCPEVDRGVFTQGAFRGNNGVIGLALAGSMYGDYGISLGSILAGLVIVLYNSLSVVVLAIYSPNIKSDPLSICKSILVNPLIISVALAVPFAWLQVPIPNWILTSADYVAQMSLPLALICIGGTLSLAALRSSGSVALSASAVKMILLPIVGTFGAWLLGFRGAELGILFLYIGAPSASVGYVMVRASGGNYSLAAAIIVITTLAAAITTNIGIFLLQWGGWI, encoded by the coding sequence ATGCTCGCCCTATTTCTGCAGACCCTGAACGTGACCGCTCCGGTGTTCGCCATGCTGTTTCTCGGCTATGGGCTGAAGCGAATCGAGTGGATCAACGATAACTTCATCAAGACCGCCTCGGCCTTGGTATTCAACGTCTGCATGCCTTCGTTGCTGTTCCTGGGCATCTACCACGCCGACCTGCGCTCGGCGCTCAAGCCCGGTTTGCTGGTGTACTTCGTGGTGGCCACCGTCGGCAGCTTCGCCATCGCCTGGTGGATCGCCACCAAGCGTTGCCCCGAAGTCGATCGCGGGGTCTTCACCCAAGGCGCTTTTCGCGGCAACAACGGTGTCATCGGCCTGGCCCTGGCCGGCAGCATGTATGGCGACTATGGTATTTCCCTGGGTTCGATCCTCGCGGGCCTGGTGATCGTGCTGTACAACTCGCTGTCCGTCGTGGTGCTGGCGATCTACAGCCCCAACATCAAGTCCGACCCCCTGAGCATCTGCAAGAGCATCCTGGTCAACCCGCTGATCATCAGCGTGGCGTTGGCCGTGCCCTTCGCCTGGCTGCAAGTGCCCATCCCCAACTGGATCCTGACCTCCGCCGATTACGTTGCACAGATGAGCCTGCCGCTGGCGCTGATCTGCATCGGCGGCACCCTGTCGCTGGCGGCGCTGCGCAGCAGTGGCTCGGTGGCCTTGAGCGCCAGCGCGGTGAAAATGATCCTGCTGCCGATCGTCGGTACATTCGGTGCCTGGCTGTTGGGCTTTCGCGGGGCGGAACTGGGCATTCTGTTCCTGTATATTGGCGCTCCTTCGGCCTCGGTCGGTTATGTCATGGTGCGGGCCAGCGGCGGCAACTATTCGCTCGCTGCCGCCATCATCGTGATCACCACCCTGGCGGCAGCCATCACCACCAATATCGGAATTTTCCTATTGCAGTGGGGCGGCTGGATCTAG
- a CDS encoding septal ring lytic transglycosylase RlpA family protein — MCAGAIALLAGCASSNGIIDPRGYDRDGVASYYGARHHGARTASGERFDQHGLTAAHRQLPFGTRVVVTNLANQRNVIVRINDRGPHSRGRLIDVSKGAAEKLGMLRSGTARVRVQTLQD; from the coding sequence GTGTGTGCCGGTGCGATTGCGTTGTTGGCTGGTTGCGCCAGTTCGAACGGCATCATCGACCCGCGTGGTTACGACCGTGACGGGGTCGCCTCTTATTACGGCGCGCGCCACCATGGCGCTCGCACGGCCAGTGGCGAACGCTTCGATCAGCACGGCCTGACCGCGGCGCACCGCCAGCTACCATTCGGCACCCGAGTGGTGGTGACCAACCTGGCCAACCAACGCAACGTCATCGTACGGATCAACGACCGCGGTCCACACTCGCGCGGGCGCTTGATCGATGTGTCCAAGGGCGCCGCCGAAAAGTTGGGCATGCTGCGTAGCGGCACTGCCCGCGTGCGCGTGCAAACCTTGCAAGACTGA
- a CDS encoding amino acid permease codes for MDDQSTPEGLHRGLKNRHIQLIALGGAIGTGLFLGIAQTIGMAGPSVILGYAIGGLIAFFIMRQLGEMVVEEPVTGTFSHFANRYWSGLAGFMSGWNYWVLYVLVGMAELTAVGIYIKYWWPDVPTWASAAVFFVLINAINMFQVKIYGEMEFWFSLIKVAAIVSMIGFGAWMLATGNGGPDASVANLWQYGGFFPNGIGGLTLAMAVIMFSFGGLELVGITAAEADDPKRSIPKATNQVIYRILLFYVGALTILLSLYPWQKVVEGGSPFVMIFHALDSNVVATVLNVVVLTAALSVYNSCVYCNSRMLFGLAVQGDAPKTLLKVNRRGVPMKALGISALATGLSVLINYLMPGEAFGLLMALAVSALVINWGIISITHLKFRKAMRANAHATFFPSWGYPITNWVCLLFLAGILVIMYMTPGIRISVLLIPVWLGVLALAWVVKKRRG; via the coding sequence ATGGATGATCAATCCACCCCCGAAGGTCTGCATCGGGGTCTGAAAAACAGGCATATCCAGCTCATTGCCCTGGGCGGGGCCATCGGTACCGGCCTGTTCCTGGGCATCGCCCAGACCATCGGCATGGCAGGCCCTTCGGTCATTCTGGGCTACGCCATCGGCGGCCTGATCGCCTTCTTCATCATGCGTCAACTGGGTGAAATGGTGGTCGAGGAACCGGTCACCGGGACTTTCAGCCATTTCGCCAACCGCTACTGGAGCGGCCTGGCCGGGTTCATGTCCGGCTGGAACTACTGGGTGCTGTACGTGCTGGTGGGCATGGCCGAGCTGACCGCCGTGGGCATCTACATCAAGTATTGGTGGCCGGACGTGCCCACTTGGGCCTCGGCTGCGGTGTTCTTCGTGCTGATCAACGCGATCAACATGTTCCAGGTGAAGATCTACGGCGAAATGGAGTTCTGGTTTTCGTTGATCAAAGTGGCGGCCATCGTCAGCATGATCGGCTTCGGCGCCTGGATGCTGGCCACCGGCAACGGCGGGCCGGATGCCAGCGTTGCCAACCTCTGGCAATACGGCGGCTTCTTCCCCAATGGCATCGGTGGCCTGACCCTGGCCATGGCGGTGATCATGTTCTCCTTCGGCGGCCTGGAATTGGTCGGCATTACCGCCGCCGAAGCCGATGACCCCAAGCGCAGCATTCCCAAGGCCACCAACCAGGTGATCTACCGCATCCTGCTGTTCTACGTGGGTGCATTGACCATCCTGCTGTCGCTGTACCCGTGGCAGAAAGTGGTCGAGGGCGGCAGCCCGTTCGTGATGATCTTCCACGCACTGGACAGCAACGTGGTGGCGACCGTGCTCAACGTGGTGGTGCTGACCGCAGCGCTGTCGGTCTACAACAGTTGCGTCTATTGCAACAGCCGCATGCTGTTTGGCCTGGCGGTGCAGGGCGATGCACCCAAGACGTTGCTCAAGGTCAACCGCCGTGGCGTGCCCATGAAGGCGCTGGGGATTTCCGCGCTGGCAACCGGGTTGAGCGTGCTCATCAACTACCTGATGCCAGGCGAGGCCTTCGGCCTGCTGATGGCGCTGGCGGTGTCGGCACTGGTCATCAACTGGGGCATCATCAGCATCACCCACTTGAAGTTCCGCAAGGCCATGCGCGCCAACGCTCATGCAACGTTCTTTCCGAGCTGGGGTTACCCGATCACCAACTGGGTATGCCTGCTGTTCCTGGCCGGCATTCTGGTGATCATGTACATGACCCCGGGCATCCGCATTTCGGTGCTTCTGATTCCCGTCTGGCTGGGAGTGCTGGCGCTGGCATGGGTTGTCAAGAAGCGGCGAGGGTAA
- the gatB gene encoding Asp-tRNA(Asn)/Glu-tRNA(Gln) amidotransferase subunit GatB, which produces MQWEVVIGLEIHTQLATQSKIFSGSSTTFGSEPNTQASLVDLGMPGVLPVLNQEAVRMAVMFGLAIDAEIGQHNVFARKNYFYPDLPKGYQISQMELPIVGKGHLDITLEDGTVKRIGVTRAHLEEDAGKSLHEDFSGSTGIDLNRAGTPLLEIVSEPDMRSAKEAVAYVKAIHALVRYLGICDGNMAEGSLRCDCNVSIRPKGQVEFGTRCEIKNVNSFRFIERAINSEIARQIELIEDGGKVIQQTRLYDPNKDETRAMRSKEEANDYRYFPDPDLLPVVIEDSFLETTRATLPELPPAKRERFQREFGLSAYDASVLASSREQADFFEQVVASCGDAKLAANWVMVELGSLLNKQGVEIEESPVSAAQLGGMLQRIKDNTISGKIAKMVFEAMANGEGDADQIIEARGLKQVTDSGAIEKVLDEVLAANAEQVEQYRAADEAKRGKMFGFFVGQAMKASKGKANPQQVNELLKSKLAG; this is translated from the coding sequence GCCGGTGCTCAACCAGGAAGCCGTGCGCATGGCCGTGATGTTCGGCCTGGCCATCGATGCCGAGATCGGCCAGCACAACGTGTTCGCGCGCAAGAACTACTTCTACCCCGACCTGCCCAAGGGCTACCAGATCAGCCAGATGGAACTGCCGATCGTCGGCAAGGGCCACTTGGATATCACCCTGGAAGACGGCACGGTCAAGCGCATCGGCGTGACCCGTGCGCACCTCGAAGAAGACGCAGGCAAGAGCCTGCACGAGGACTTCAGCGGCAGCACCGGCATCGACCTCAACCGTGCTGGCACACCGCTGCTGGAAATCGTTTCCGAGCCCGACATGCGCAGCGCCAAGGAAGCCGTGGCGTACGTCAAGGCGATCCATGCTTTAGTCCGCTACCTGGGCATCTGTGACGGCAACATGGCCGAAGGCTCGCTGCGCTGCGACTGCAACGTCTCGATCCGGCCCAAGGGTCAGGTCGAGTTCGGTACGCGCTGTGAGATCAAGAACGTCAACTCGTTCCGCTTCATCGAACGCGCCATCAACAGCGAGATCGCGCGCCAGATCGAACTGATCGAGGACGGTGGCAAGGTCATCCAGCAGACCCGCCTGTACGACCCGAACAAGGACGAGACACGGGCCATGCGCAGCAAGGAGGAAGCCAACGACTACCGTTACTTCCCCGACCCCGACCTGCTGCCGGTGGTGATCGAGGATTCGTTCCTGGAAACCACCCGGGCGACCCTGCCCGAGTTGCCGCCGGCCAAGCGCGAGCGCTTCCAGCGTGAATTCGGCTTGTCTGCGTACGACGCCAGCGTGCTGGCTTCGAGCCGCGAGCAGGCGGACTTCTTCGAGCAGGTCGTGGCCAGCTGCGGCGATGCCAAGCTGGCCGCCAACTGGGTCATGGTCGAGCTGGGCAGCCTGCTGAACAAGCAGGGCGTGGAAATCGAGGAATCGCCGGTCAGCGCGGCGCAATTGGGCGGCATGCTGCAGCGCATCAAGGACAACACCATCTCCGGCAAGATCGCCAAGATGGTCTTCGAAGCCATGGCCAACGGTGAAGGCGATGCCGACCAGATCATCGAGGCGCGCGGCCTGAAGCAGGTCACCGACAGTGGCGCCATCGAGAAGGTCCTGGACGAAGTGCTGGCCGCCAACGCCGAGCAGGTCGAACAGTACCGCGCGGCGGACGAAGCCAAACGCGGCAAGATGTTCGGCTTCTTCGTCGGTCAGGCCATGAAAGCGTCCAAGGGCAAGGCCAACCCGCAGCAGGTCAACGAGCTGCTCAAGAGCAAGCTGGCCGGCTGA